Genomic segment of Sodaliphilus pleomorphus:
TTTGTTCTTAGACCTTTTGCTTGATATTTTTTTTGATTGAGATGACAAAGTTTGAACTAAATATTTTGGGCTGCGGGTCGGCCACATCATCGCTCATGCACTTGCCCTCGTGCCAGGTGCTCAACGTGCGCGACAACCTGTATATGATCGACTGCGGCGAGGGCGCCCAACTCGAGATGCGGCGCATGAAATTGAAATTTTCGCGCTTGAACCACATCTTCATCAGCCACCTGCACGGCGACCACTGCTTCGGGCTGCCCGGGCTGCTGTCGACACTTGCCTTGCTGGGCAAGACGGGCTCGATTACCATCCACATTTTCCAGGACGGGGCTGTGCAGTTTCAAGGCTTGCTCAACTTTTTTTGCCGCAACATGCCCTATGAGCTCAAGTGGCACATCATCACGCCGCACAAGGCGGTCATCTACGAGGACGACGCTTTCACGGTCACGGCTTTCCCCCTGCGCCACCGCATTCCGGCTGTGGGGTTCCGCTTCGACGAGAAGCCCAAGCTGCGCCACATCGTTGCCGATCAGGTGAAGCGCTACGGCGTGCCGCTCTATTTCATGAACAGCCTGCGCCAGGGGCGCGACTACGTGACCCCTGCCGGCGAGGTGATACCCAATGCCGCGCTCACTACCCCTGCCGACCCCTGCATCTCCTATGCCTATTGCAGCGACACGGCCTATAGCAAGCGTGTGGTGAATGCCGTGCGCGGCGTCGACTGGCTCTATCACGAGTCGACCTATGGCGACGACTGCGCCCGCCAGGCCAAGCAGCGCTTCCACAGCACGGCACGCGTTGCCGCCACTGTGGCTCAGGAAGCAGGCGTGCGGCACCTCATACTGGGCCACTACAGCAAGCGCTACACCGACGATACCGTGCTCTTGCAGCAGGCTCGCGAGGTGTTTCCCGCCACGATACTCTCGACCGAGGGCATGACCATCGACCTCAACCAGGTGTAGGGGGGAAAGGCTTGCCCCCTCTCATGTGCTGCCTGAAGGCGCACAAAAAAGCGGCGCTGCTTTTCTTCCAGTCGGGAAGTGCAGCGCCGTTGCTCTATTTTTGTGTATTACGCTTGTGCGTCGCGATGGCGGCACAGAGGCCGTGGGGCTCAATAGCCGAATGAGATGGCTGTGAAAAAGCGCCCGTTGGTGAAGTTCTGGCTCAGTGTCACATAGCCGCGGCCGTCACCGCCCAGCCAGGTCACTTGAGGATAGCTGCCGCTCACCACCTGCACCGGCCTGCCATAGGCATCGCACAACGAGCGGTATAGCCGGTTGTAGCGATAGGGGTCGCTATAGGTGGTGTAGTAGCTGAATTGCGCATAGTTGAGCCCTGTTACAGGGTCGTAGTTGAGCATCACGCCCGGCCACCTGTAGCCGTAGAGGTCGACATCGTTGAGATAGATCACGTTGTTGTAGTAGCCGCCTATGTTGTAGCCGTTGTAGTACAGGAAGTTGAGCGATGCGTCATAGGCTGTGCCGAAGTAGAGCCCTATGATGCCGTCGATGATGGGGCAGCCCGAGAGTGGCGTGAACCCAACGGGTATCACGGGGCGACGATACCACCACATGCTGTGGTGCCAAGGCCGCGGAGCCGGACGCCAGGGCCGTGCCCATCCATGGGAATAGCGCACAAACATGTGGTCGCGCCTCCCGTCGCGCGGACGGTAACCGTGGTGATACCGGTAGCGGTCATAGTATCCGTGGCCGTGGTTGCCGTAGTTGTTGCCAGGCCGGTTGTGGTTGCCGTAGTTGTCGCCCGGACGCTTGCCGGGGCGGTTGTGATCGCCGTAGTTGTCGCCAGGCCGCTTTCCGGGGCGGTTGTGGTCGCCGTAGTTGTCGCCAGGCCGCTTGCCGGGGCGGTTGTGATCGCCGTAGTTGTCGCCAGGCCGACCATTGGGGCGGTTGTTGCTGTTGCCGAAGCCGGGATAGCGGCTGCGCATGTCGCCGCCGTTGCTCCTGCCGGTGTTCACGCCGTGGTCGATGCCGCTGTGCACCTCCCGGTTGCCCGCGTTGGTGTAGTTGCCAGGGCGGTTGTTGCTGTTGTCGAAGCCGGGATAGCGGCTGCGCATGTCGCCGCCGTTGCTCCTGCCGGTGTTCACGCCGTGGTCGATGCCGCTGTGCACCTCCCGGTTGCGGTTGCCCGCGTTGGTGTAGTTGCCAGGGCGGTTGTTGCTGTTGCCGAAGCCGGGATAGCGGCTGCGCATGTCGCCGCCGTTGCTCCTGCCGTTGCTCACACCGTGGTCGATGCCGCTGTGCACCTCCCGGTTGTGGTTGCCCGCCACTGGAGTGTAGCCATTGCTCACCATGGGCCGTTGTTGCCTGCCTTCGCCGCCAGTGGTGATCGATGGCCTGCGGCCTGCATTGTTGCTTGCTGCCGGGCGTGATATGGAGGCGCGGTTGTCGGCGGCCGACTCGCGGCGGTCTTGGCCTCTCATGCCGCTCACGCGTTGCGGTTGTGCCCAGGCGGGAGTGGCTGTCAATAGTCCGCCCGCGAGCAATGCCATGCTGCATATCGAAGTAATGATCAATCGTTTCATATCGCTGGGTGTTTAAATGTTAATCGTATTGTTTAGTATATCTCTCTCGTTTTTATTTTCGTTTCTTTGACCCCAAAAAAGGGGTTAAGTTTAATGCCACACTGTTCACATTTTGCCCAAAAGGCTTCTTGTGTCGACCAGTGGGGCGAAAAATGCCGATGAGTGTGCTACTCGGCGGGGACGTCGATTTTGAAGATGGAGAAGTTCACCTTGCCATAGGCGCGGTGCTGGAAGAAGTGGGGCAGGGCCGAGAAGTCGTAGGCTTTACTATGCTCGACGACGACGATGGTGCCTGGCTTGAGCATGTGCGACTCCAGGATGAGGCGGGGCACAAGGGCAAAGTTGGGCAAGTCGTAGGGTGGGTCGGCAAAGATGATGTCGTACTGCTGCCTGCACGTGGCCACATACTTGAATGCGTCGCCTTTCACCTGCAGCAGGTTGTGCTCGTGCAGCAAGGCCTTCACCTTGGCAATGAAGTTGTATTGCACGGTGGCTTTCTCCACGCTGGTCACGCTG
This window contains:
- a CDS encoding ribonuclease Z, whose product is MTKFELNILGCGSATSSLMHLPSCQVLNVRDNLYMIDCGEGAQLEMRRMKLKFSRLNHIFISHLHGDHCFGLPGLLSTLALLGKTGSITIHIFQDGAVQFQGLLNFFCRNMPYELKWHIITPHKAVIYEDDAFTVTAFPLRHRIPAVGFRFDEKPKLRHIVADQVKRYGVPLYFMNSLRQGRDYVTPAGEVIPNAALTTPADPCISYAYCSDTAYSKRVVNAVRGVDWLYHESTYGDDCARQAKQRFHSTARVAATVAQEAGVRHLILGHYSKRYTDDTVLLQQAREVFPATILSTEGMTIDLNQV
- a CDS encoding RsmD family RNA methyltransferase; this translates as MRIIAGKYGRRRFQVPGNITARPTTDMARENIFNVLGNWVDFEGLTALDLFSGTGAMSFEFLSRGCASVTSVEKATVQYNFIAKVKALLHEHNLLQVKGDAFKYVATCRQQYDIIFADPPYDLPNFALVPRLILESHMLKPGTIVVVEHSKAYDFSALPHFFQHRAYGKVNFSIFKIDVPAE